One part of the Arabidopsis thaliana chromosome 1 sequence genome encodes these proteins:
- the AMT1;2 gene encoding ammonium transporter 1;2 (ammonium transporter 1;2 (AMT1;2); CONTAINS InterPro DOMAIN/s: Ammonium transporter (InterPro:IPR001905), Ammonium transporter, conserved site (InterPro:IPR018047); BEST Arabidopsis thaliana protein match is: ammonium transporter 1;1 (TAIR:AT4G13510.1); Has 11676 Blast hits to 11662 proteins in 2073 species: Archae - 224; Bacteria - 4692; Metazoa - 520; Fungi - 427; Plants - 507; Viruses - 0; Other Eukaryotes - 5306 (source: NCBI BLink).) — protein MDTATTTCSAVDLSALLSSSSNSTSSLAAATFLCSQISNISNKLSDTTYAVDNTYLLFSAYLVFAMQLGFAMLCAGSVRAKNTMNIMLTNVLDAAAGAISYYLFGFAFAFGTPSNGFIGRHHSFFALSSYPERPGSDFSFFLYQWAFAIAAAGITSGSIAERTQFVAYLIYSTFLTGFVYPTVSHWFWSSDGWASASRSDNNLLFGSGAIDFAGSGVVHMVGGIAGLCGALVEGPRIGRFDRSGRSVALRGHSASLVVLGTFLLWFGWYGFNPGSFLTILKGYDKSRPYYGQWSAVGRTAVTTTLSGCTAALTTLFSKRLLAGHWNVIDVCNGLLGGFAAITSGCAVVEPWAAIVCGFVASWVLIGFNLLAKKLKYDDPLEAAQLHGGCGAWGLIFTGLFARKEYVNEIYSGDRPYGLFMGGGGKLLAAQIVQIIVIVGWVTVTMGPLFYGLHKMNLLRISAEDEMAGMDMTRHGGFAYAYNDEDDVSTKPWGHFAGRVEPTSRSSTPTPTLTV, from the coding sequence ATGGACACCGCAACCACCACATGCTCTGCCGTAGATCTATCTGCCCTCCTATCCTCTTCTTCTAACTCAACATCTTCCCTCGCCGCGGCAACCTTTTTATGTTCCCAAATTTCAAACATCTCCAACAAACTCTCCGACACAACTTATGCCGTCGACAACACGTATCTCCTCTTCTCCGCCTACCTTGTCTTTGCCATGCAGCTCGGTTTCGCTATGCTTTGTGCTGGATCAGTCCGAGCCAAGAACACTATGAACATCATGCTTACCAATGTCCTTGATGCTGCCGCTGGAGCCATCTCTTACTACCTCTTCGGATTCGCATTCGCCTTTGGTACACCTTCCAACGGATTCATCGGTCGCCACCATAGCTTCTTCGCTTTAAGCTCTTACCCTGAACGCCCCGGCTCCGACTTCAGCTTTTTCCTCTACCAATGGGCTTTTGCCATAGCCGCGGCCGGAATCACTAGCGGTTCCATCGCCGAGCGAACGCAATTCGTTGCTTACCTTATCTACTCTACTTTCTTGACCGGTTTTGTTTACCCGACAGTCTCGCACTGGTTCTGGTCAAGTGATGGATGGGCTAGCGCGTCCCGGTCTGACAACAATCTCTTGTTTGGCTCAGGTGCTATTGATTTCGCAGGTTCAGGAGTTGTTCACATGGTAGGTGGAATTGCCGGTTTATGTGGAGCGTTAGTTGAAGGACCAAGAATAGGTAGATTTGACCGGTCAGGCCGGTCCGTGGCTTTACGTGGTCACAGTGCATCCCTTGTCGTGCTTGGTACCTTCTTGTTGTGGTTTGGATGGTATGGGTTTAACCCTGGTTCCTTTTTAACCATTCTTAAAGGCTACGACAAGTCTCGGCCATATTATGGTCAATGGAGCGCTGTAGGTCGCACCGCGGTCACCACAACGCTTTCTGGCTGCACCGCTGCGTTGACTACTCTATTCAGTAAACGGCTTTTAGCAGGTCATTGGAACGTTATTGACGTATGCAACGGACTTCTAGGCGGCTTTGCAGCTATAACCTCCGGATGTGCCGTGGTGGAGCCGTGGGCTGCTATAGTATGTGGCTTTGTGGCATCATGGGTTTTAATCGGATTTAACTTGCTTGCCAAGAAACTTAAATATGATGACCCACTCGAGGCTGCTCAGCTCCACGGTGGATGTGGAGCATGGGGATTAATCTTTACCGGGCTGTTCGCAAGGAAAGAATACGTTAACGAGATTTACTCCGGTGATAGGCCTTACGGACTGTTCATGGGCGGGGGAGGAAAACTGCTCGCCGCGCAGATCGTTCAGATTATTGTGATCGTTGGGTGGGTGACGGTAACTATGGGACCGTTGTTTTATGGGTTACATAAGATGAATCTTTTGAGGATATCAGCAGAAGATGAGATGGCAGGAATGGACATGACACGTCATGGAGGATTTGCTTACGcatacaatgacgaagacgaCGTGTCGACTAAACCATGGGGTCATTTCGCTGGAAGAGTGGAGCCTACAAGCCGGAGCTCGACTCCTACACCGACCTTGACTGTTTGA